The Xiphophorus hellerii strain 12219 chromosome 5, Xiphophorus_hellerii-4.1, whole genome shotgun sequence genome window below encodes:
- the LOC116719359 gene encoding OCIA domain-containing protein 1, giving the protein MSSSHPGFTEEQQRTTQQAPLGVDYIPTEEEKRVLKECNRESFLYRSVPFSVVSIAITQALVARGTLSPSPRFGSLPKVAFAGFCGYMAGKLSYMKTCQEKLKKLENSPLGEILRQRAGMPPHFLGGPQSELSDPNSPSFDSMFQPPDAPGAASSQTKDHGYGFSSDPPGQMDKADDFSAPVQSYLEEDREPQKKSILYENLRLKNRENYEVTLTQKADAMLKAPTEKDPERSKKQGKKNIYGDTWEE; this is encoded by the exons ATGTCTTCTAGCCATCCAGGGTTtacagaggagcagcagcgcACAACGCAG CAGGCGCCACTGGGTGTAGACTACATCCccacagaggaggagaagagagTATTGAAAGAGTGCAACCGTGAGAGCTTCTTATACAGAT CGGTGCCCTTCTCTGTGGTCAGCATAGCGATCACTCAAGCCCTGGTTGCCAGAG GAACTCTGTCTCCGTCTCCGAGGTTCGGATCTTTACCTAAAGTGGCCT TTGCTGGCTTTTGTGGCTACATGGCTGGGAAATTGTCATACATGAAAACGTGCCAGGAAAAGTTAAAGAAGCTGGAGAACTCTCCTCTGGGAGAAATCCTTAGGCAGAGGGCAGGGATGCCGCCGCATTT CCTCGGTGGTCCTCAGTCAGAGCTCAGCGACCCAAACAGCCCGTCGTTTGACTCCATGTTCCAGCCTCCAGATGCTCCGGGAGCAGCGTCCAGCCAGACCAAGGATCATGGATACGGATTCAGCTCTGATCCTCCTGGTCAGATGGACAAAGCAGATGACTTCAGTGCTCCAG TACAGTCGTATTTGGAGGAAGACCGAGAACCTCAGAAGAAATCGATCCTCTATGAGAACCTGAGGCTCAAAAACCGGGAGAACTATGAGGTGACGCTCACTCAGAAGGCTGACGCCATGCTCAAAGCGCCCACAGAGAAGGACCCAGAGAGAAGCAAGAAACAGG GGAAGAAGAACATCTACGGAGACACATGGGAAGAATGA
- the bglapl gene encoding bone gamma-carboxyglutamate (gla) protein, like isoform X1 — translation MKTLTLLSICALLSVCWSMGAVEPEVVVDPAADTAADPAADAPASSSSSSSESDSASSSASDSSASDSTSDSSSSSSESSESSSAESSESSSSESNSSASDSAASSSSSSSSSSESAGAEESHVVMKRDLASVLLRRRRAAQGNLSPLQLESLKEVCELNVACDDMADTEGIVAAYTAYYGPVPF, via the exons ATGAAGACTCTGACTCTACTCTCCATCTGTGCTCTTCTGTCGGTGTGCTGGTCAATGGGAG CAGTAGAACCCGAGGTCGTCGTGGATCCTGCTGCTGACACAGCCGCTGATCCAGCAGCGGATGCTCCCGCttcatcatcctcttcctcatctgaATCTGATTCGGCTTCATCCTCTGCCTCCGACTCCTCAGCCTCTGATTCAACATCAgattcctcctcctcctcctctgagtCTTCCGAGTCCTCCTCCGCCGAATCCTCAGAGTCTTCCTCCTCTGAGTCAAACTCCTCAGCCTCTgactctgctgcttcttcatcttcctcctcttcatcctcctcagagTCAGCCGGTGCTGAAG AGTCCCATGTGGTTATGAAGAGAGACCTGGCTTCTGTTCTTCTCAGGAGAAGAAGAGCTGCCCAAGGCAATCTCAGCCCCCTGCAGCTGGAAAG CCTTAAAGAGGTGTGTGAGCTGAATGTTGCCTGTGATGACATGGCTGACACTGAAGGCATCGTAGCAGCATACACCGCCTACTATGGACCCGTCCCTTTCTAA
- the slc34a2a gene encoding solute carrier family 34 member 2a → MDSLGVPQSTDTQNNTKDNQEEKYEKKTKDVKASLAHSTLALVEQDSDDPWDLPELKDTGTPWSELDTKGKVLRVLVSVMKFIILLGLLYVFICSLDILSSAFQLVGGRAAGDIFQENSILSNPLAGLVIGVLVTLLVQSSSTSSSIVVSMVSSGILTVQVAVPIIMGTNIGTSVTNTLVAMTQAADRNTFRRAFAGATVHDFFNWLSVLVLLPLEVASGYLYRVTELIVNSFQIESGEAPDLLNVITDVLTEAIIQLDESVLEGIATGDSDARNKSMIRIWCQTANETVLQNFTVPGIQNCTFPTLCWVEGNYTVIVENVSVLSNIKKCNHLFVNVNLSDLAVGLILLALSLLVLCSCLVCIVKLLNSMLKGQVASVIKKILNTDFPFPFGWVTGYIAIVVGAGMTFIVQSSSVFTSAITPLVGIGVISIERAYPLSLGSNIGTTTTAILAAMASPGDRLANALQIALVHFLFNISGIILWYPIPFTRVPIRMAKSLGNITASYRWFAAVYIILCFFVLPLLVFSLSLAGWQVLVGVGVPLVVLLIIVVVINVLQKRKPGCLPARLRSWDFLPLWAHSLDPWDKVVVAFTAKCCCCCKCCQVSNDDQEHEVQESVEQNTEIHKAVYDNPVMAVEKEVEDEIKIELNILKVAKL, encoded by the exons ATGGATTCCCTCGGCGTGCCACAG tcAACTGACACACAGAACAACACTAAGGACAACCAAGAGgagaaatatgaaaagaaaactaaag ATGTCAAAGCGAGCCTTGCACACTCCACTCTGGCTTTGGTGGAGCAGGACTCAGATGACCCTTGGGATCTTCCTGAGCTGAAAGACACAGGGACCCCATGGTCAG AGCTGGATACCAAGGGTAAAGTGCTGAGAGTGCTGGTTTCAGTGATGAAGTTCATCATCCTGCTGGGCCTCCTTTACGTGTTCATCTGCTCCCTCGACATCCTCAGCTCAGCCTTCCAGCTGGTTGGAg GCAGAGCAGCAGGCGATATCTTTCAGGAGAACTCCATTTTGTCTAACCCTCTGGCTGGTTTGGTCATTGGCGTTCTTGTCACCCTGCTCGTCCAAAGCTCATCCACCTCCTCTTCTATAGTTGTCAGCATGGTCTCCTCAGGCA TACTCACAGTCCAGGTGGCTGTTCCCATCATCATGGGCACCAACATCGGCACTTCTGTTACAAACACCCTGGTCGCCATGACGCAGGCTGCTGACCGCAATACATTTCGCAG GGCTTTTGCGGGGGCTACCGTGCACGACTTCTTTAACTGGCTCTCTGTTCTGGTGCTGCTGCCTCTGGAAGTGGCCAGCGGTTATTTGTACCGTGTGACCGAGCTCATCGTCAACTCCTTTCAGATCGAGAGCGGAGAGGCGCCAGACCTGTTGAACGTTATCACTGATGTCCTCACAGAGGCCATCATACAG CTGGATGAATCTGTCTTAGAAGGAATTGCCACTGGAGACTCAGATGCCAGGAATAAAAGCATGATCAGGATATGGTGCCAAACTGCAAACGAAACT gtcTTGCAGAACTTCACAGTTCCTGGTATACAGAACTGCACCTTTCCAACTCTCTGCTGGGTTGAGGGCAACTATACTGTAATAGTGGAAAACGTGTCTGTATTGTCCAACATAAAGAAAT gtaATCACCTCTTTGTGAATGTGAACCTGTCTGATCTGGCTGTGGGTCTCATCCTGCTGGCTCTCTCTCTGCTGGTTCTCTGTTCCTGTCTGGTCTGCATTGTGAAGTTGCTTAACTCCATGCTGAAGGGACAAGTGGCTTCAGTCATCAAGAAAATCCTCAACACCG ATTTCCCGTTTCCGTTTGGCTGGGTAACCGGTTACATCGCCATCGTAGTCGGAGCTGGAATGACTTTCATTGTGCAGAGCAGTTCAGTGTTCACATCAGCCATCACTCCTCTTGTTG GTATTGGTGTCATCAGCATAGAGAGGGCATATCCACTGTCTTTGGGCTCAAACATTGGCACCACCACCACAGCCATTCTGGCAGCCATGGCTAGTCCTGGAGACAGACTGGCGAATGCTCTACAG ATTGCCCttgtccacttcctgttcaACATCTCTGGAATCATTTTGTGGTATCCAATTCCCTTCACTCGTGTCCCCATCCGGATGGCTAAAAGTCTTGGAAACATCACCGCCAGCTACCGCTGGTTTGCTGCAGTGTACATCATCCTCTGTTTCTTCGTGTTACCCCTCTTAGTATTCAGCCTGTCGCTGGCCGGTTGGCAGGTCCTTGTGGGTGTGGGTGTACCTTTAGTTGTCCTGTTGATCATCGTGGTGGTGATCAACGTGCTGCAGAAAAGGAAACCTGGATGTCTGCCTGCGAGATTGCGATCCTGGGACTTCCTCCCTCTCTGGGCCCACTCCCTGGATCCCTGGGATAAAGTGGTTGTAGCATTCACAGccaaatgctgctgctgctgcaaatgCTGCCAAGTTTCAAATGATGATCAGGAACATGAAGTACAAGAATCTGTGGAGCAGaacacagaaatacacaaagCAGTGTACGATAATCCAGTGATGGCTGTAGAGAAAGAAGTAGAAGATGAGATAAAGAtagaactaaatattttaaaagtagcaAAACTTTGa
- the bglapl gene encoding bone gamma-carboxyglutamate (gla) protein, like isoform X2 has product MKTLTLLSICALLSVCWSMGVEPEVVVDPAADTAADPAADAPASSSSSSSESDSASSSASDSSASDSTSDSSSSSSESSESSSAESSESSSSESNSSASDSAASSSSSSSSSSESAGAEESHVVMKRDLASVLLRRRRAAQGNLSPLQLESLKEVCELNVACDDMADTEGIVAAYTAYYGPVPF; this is encoded by the exons ATGAAGACTCTGACTCTACTCTCCATCTGTGCTCTTCTGTCGGTGTGCTGGTCAATGGGAG TAGAACCCGAGGTCGTCGTGGATCCTGCTGCTGACACAGCCGCTGATCCAGCAGCGGATGCTCCCGCttcatcatcctcttcctcatctgaATCTGATTCGGCTTCATCCTCTGCCTCCGACTCCTCAGCCTCTGATTCAACATCAgattcctcctcctcctcctctgagtCTTCCGAGTCCTCCTCCGCCGAATCCTCAGAGTCTTCCTCCTCTGAGTCAAACTCCTCAGCCTCTgactctgctgcttcttcatcttcctcctcttcatcctcctcagagTCAGCCGGTGCTGAAG AGTCCCATGTGGTTATGAAGAGAGACCTGGCTTCTGTTCTTCTCAGGAGAAGAAGAGCTGCCCAAGGCAATCTCAGCCCCCTGCAGCTGGAAAG CCTTAAAGAGGTGTGTGAGCTGAATGTTGCCTGTGATGACATGGCTGACACTGAAGGCATCGTAGCAGCATACACCGCCTACTATGGACCCGTCCCTTTCTAA